From Bacillus sp. Bos-x628, the proteins below share one genomic window:
- a CDS encoding DUF1292 domain-containing protein, which produces MEHGEKQITIVDDNGNEQLCEILFTFESDHFNKSYVLYYPISEQDNEEIEIHASSFTPNENGEDGELEPIETDEEWDMIEETLNTFLDQEEDEE; this is translated from the coding sequence ATGGAACACGGAGAAAAACAAATTACAATCGTTGATGATAATGGAAATGAACAGCTTTGCGAAATATTATTTACTTTTGAAAGTGACCATTTCAACAAATCATATGTTCTTTACTACCCAATCTCTGAGCAAGACAATGAAGAAATTGAAATTCATGCATCAAGCTTCACACCTAATGAAAATGGGGAAGATGGGGAACTTGAGCCGATTGAAACAGATGAAGAGTGGGACATGATTGAAGAAACGTTAAATACGTTCTTAGATCAAGAAGAGGACGAAGAGTAG
- the ruvX gene encoding Holliday junction resolvase RuvX, translated as MRILGLDLGTKTLGVAISDEMGWTAQGIETIKIDEAGGDFGLSRLSDIIAQYGTDQIVLGFPKNMNGTVGPRGEASQSFAKVLENTYNVPVVLWDERLSTMAAEKMLISADVSRQKRKKVIDKMAAVMILQGYLDSLN; from the coding sequence ATGAGAATTTTAGGCTTAGATTTAGGCACGAAAACCCTTGGTGTTGCCATAAGTGATGAAATGGGATGGACAGCTCAAGGAATTGAAACAATTAAAATTGATGAAGCAGGCGGAGACTTTGGTCTAAGCCGCCTGTCTGACATCATTGCGCAATACGGAACTGATCAAATTGTACTTGGCTTTCCGAAGAATATGAACGGTACGGTCGGTCCAAGAGGCGAGGCCAGCCAATCATTTGCGAAAGTGCTGGAAAACACGTACAATGTTCCTGTTGTGCTTTGGGACGAGCGACTGTCGACGATGGCAGCGGAAAAAATGCTCATCTCTGCCGATGTGAGCAGACAAAAGCGTAAAAAAGTCATTGATAAAATGGCGGCTGTGATGATCCTGCAAGGGTATTTAGACAGCTTAAATTAA
- a CDS encoding amino acid ABC transporter permease: MLRFSILTENLDLYLEGFKYTIGASIIALIASFLIGTFIAIMRIAPLKPLNWLGTAYVEFIRNIPLLLITFIFFFGLPELGIVADGFTAGTIALAIYTSAFIAEAIRAGIQAVPIGQMEAARACGLSYGETMRYIILPQAIKMVIPPLGNQFINLVKNSSILGVIAGFDLMYQGDLIASRTFVTFDVYIFVAMFYLLLTIPLSIGVGYLERRLARSH, from the coding sequence TTGCTGCGGTTTTCTATTTTAACTGAAAACTTAGACCTTTATTTAGAAGGGTTTAAATATACCATTGGTGCAAGTATTATCGCCTTAATCGCAAGCTTTTTGATCGGTACGTTCATTGCCATTATGAGAATTGCTCCACTAAAGCCGCTGAACTGGTTAGGGACGGCTTACGTGGAGTTTATTCGGAATATTCCGTTATTATTGATCACATTTATTTTCTTTTTTGGTTTACCAGAGTTGGGCATTGTGGCAGATGGCTTTACAGCCGGAACCATCGCACTTGCCATTTACACCTCTGCGTTTATTGCCGAAGCCATTCGAGCAGGCATACAAGCTGTTCCAATTGGACAAATGGAAGCAGCTCGTGCTTGTGGTCTGTCATATGGCGAGACAATGCGATATATTATTTTGCCGCAAGCCATTAAAATGGTCATTCCTCCTCTTGGAAATCAATTTATTAACCTTGTCAAAAACTCCTCTATTCTAGGCGTCATTGCAGGGTTTGATCTGATGTATCAAGGGGATCTCATTGCTTCCCGAACGTTTGTGACATTTGATGTATACATCTTCGTTGCTATGTTTTATTTACTATTAACGATTCCGCTTAGTATAGGGGTTGGCTATTTAGAAAGAAGGTTAGCCCGAAGCCACTAG
- a CDS encoding amino acid ABC transporter permease, with the protein MDFLGAYQPDHLVFLLEGFAVTLKVAFISIILSFVIGLIIGTLRFVQIPVLSKVLAVIVETIRNLPLLLIIFFTYFALPEIGIKLSITVSAITALTVFESAMLSEIIRSGLKSIDKGQVEAARSSGFTYIQTLKMIMMPQALRRMVPPIVSQFISLLKDTSLAVVIALPELLHHAQILNGQSQSYLLPIFLLSALLYFIVNFGLSLIARRLEYRQT; encoded by the coding sequence ATGGATTTTTTAGGGGCCTATCAGCCTGATCATCTCGTCTTTTTACTCGAAGGATTTGCTGTCACCTTAAAAGTGGCTTTTATCTCCATCATTTTGAGCTTTGTCATTGGATTGATCATTGGCACATTGAGATTCGTTCAAATTCCTGTTCTATCAAAGGTGCTCGCTGTCATCGTTGAAACGATTCGGAACTTGCCGCTTTTGCTCATTATCTTTTTTACGTATTTTGCATTGCCTGAAATCGGTATCAAGCTTAGTATTACCGTCTCAGCAATCACTGCATTAACCGTTTTTGAATCGGCTATGTTATCAGAAATTATACGTAGCGGACTTAAATCAATTGATAAGGGACAGGTTGAAGCAGCAAGGTCCTCTGGTTTCACTTATATTCAAACATTAAAAATGATCATGATGCCTCAAGCTTTACGCCGTATGGTGCCACCGATTGTGAGTCAATTTATTTCACTTTTAAAGGATACATCCTTAGCGGTCGTCATTGCTCTCCCTGAACTATTGCATCACGCTCAAATTTTGAACGGTCAAAGCCAGTCATACTTACTTCCCATTTTCCTCCTTTCGGCATTGCTGTATTTTATCGTCAACTTCGGCTTATCACTGATTGCAAGGCGATTAGAATATAGGCAAACTTAA
- a CDS encoding amino acid ABC transporter ATP-binding protein, translating into MITFEEVNKYYGQFHVLKDINLHIQKGEVVVIIGPSGSGKSTMLRCINRLESIDEGKVLVNQVSVQHPKTNINLVRQNIGMVFQHFHLYPHKTVLENIMLAPMKVKKVSKEEAKGTAEFYLNKVGIPDKADAYPSKLSGGQQQRVAIARALAMKPEVMLFDEPTSALDPEMIGEVLDVMKQLAREGMTMVVVTHEMGFAREVADRIVFIDEGRILEESTPAAFYEKPREKRAQQFLSRILNH; encoded by the coding sequence ATGATCACATTCGAAGAAGTCAACAAGTATTATGGCCAGTTCCATGTTCTCAAGGACATTAACCTACATATTCAAAAAGGTGAAGTGGTTGTGATCATCGGTCCTTCGGGGTCTGGTAAAAGTACCATGCTCAGGTGCATCAATCGTCTTGAAAGTATTGATGAGGGGAAAGTGCTCGTCAACCAAGTATCTGTTCAGCACCCCAAAACCAACATTAATCTTGTCAGACAAAACATTGGCATGGTGTTTCAGCACTTCCATCTCTATCCTCATAAGACGGTGTTAGAAAACATCATGCTAGCGCCCATGAAGGTCAAAAAAGTGAGCAAGGAAGAAGCAAAGGGAACGGCTGAATTTTATTTAAATAAAGTCGGTATTCCTGATAAAGCAGATGCTTACCCTTCAAAGCTTTCTGGAGGTCAGCAGCAGCGTGTGGCCATTGCAAGAGCTCTTGCAATGAAACCTGAAGTCATGCTTTTTGACGAACCTACTTCTGCTCTTGACCCAGAGATGATCGGAGAAGTACTAGATGTCATGAAACAGCTGGCCCGTGAAGGAATGACCATGGTCGTCGTCACACACGAAATGGGATTTGCCAGAGAGGTTGCTGATCGAATTGTCTTTATCGATGAAGGAAGGATTCTTGAAGAATCAACACCTGCTGCATTTTATGAAAAACCGCGCGAGAAACGCGCTCAGCAATTCTTAAGCCGAATTTTAAATCACTAG
- the alaS gene encoding alanine--tRNA ligase, whose amino-acid sequence MKTLTSAQVRQMFLDFFKEKGHAVEPSASLVPHDDPTLLWINSGVATLKKYFDGRVVPENPRICNAQKSIRTNDIENVGKTARHHTFFEMLGNFSIGDYFKEEAIVWAWEFLTSERWIGFDPNLLSVTVHPEDEEAYILWRDKIGIPEERIIRLEGNFWDIGEGPSGPNTEIFYDRGEAYGNDMNDPELYPGGENERYLEVWNLVFSEFNHHPDGTYTPLPKKNIDTGMGLERMVSVIQNVPTNFDTDLFMPIIRAVETISGETYGETKEKDTAFKVIADHIRTVAFAVSDGALPSNEGRGYVLRRLLRRAVRYAKTLHINRPFMYDLVPVVAEIMKDFYPDVLAKEEFISKVIKNEEERFHETLNEGLAILSEMIKKEKDKGSSQISGEDVFKLYDTYGFPVELTEEYAQDEKMTVDKEGFQAEMDKQRDRARKARQDVGSMQVQGGALGDIKVESTFVGYENLTATAHIIELLQNGEIVKEAHEGEKVQILLNETPFYAESGGQVADKGTLRSDEAIIEINDVRKAPNGQHVHEGMVVSGTVQKGLEVTAEVEAALRKSIVKNHTATHLLHQALKDVLGSHVNQAGSLVNENRLRFDFSHFGQVTKEELAQIETIVNEKIWEGISVAIDLKPIAEAKEMGAMALFGEKYGDIVRVVQVGDYSIELCGGCHVQNTAEIGLFKIASESGIGAGTRRIEAVTGKGAYEELNGQLAILEKAASELKSNLKDVPKRIASLQAELKEAQRENESLLAKLSQAEAGSILEKVTDVGGVKILTEKVNAKDMNHLRTMVDDLKAKLGSAVIVLGAVQNGKVNISAGVTKDVIEKGLHAGKLVKQVAEICGGGGGGRPDMAQAGGKQPDKLEEALATVEESVKSVL is encoded by the coding sequence ATGAAAACTTTAACTTCTGCGCAAGTACGTCAAATGTTTTTAGACTTCTTTAAAGAAAAAGGACATGCGGTAGAACCGAGTGCTTCACTCGTACCGCATGATGACCCAACACTTCTATGGATTAACAGCGGGGTGGCGACATTAAAGAAATATTTTGATGGACGTGTTGTTCCTGAAAATCCGCGTATTTGTAACGCACAAAAATCAATTCGTACAAATGATATCGAGAATGTAGGGAAAACAGCCCGCCATCATACGTTCTTTGAGATGCTTGGTAATTTCTCAATCGGTGACTATTTTAAAGAAGAAGCGATTGTTTGGGCATGGGAATTCCTGACAAGCGAACGATGGATTGGCTTTGATCCGAATTTGTTATCTGTGACCGTTCATCCAGAAGATGAGGAAGCTTATATTCTTTGGAGAGACAAAATTGGTATCCCTGAGGAACGCATTATTCGTCTTGAGGGGAATTTCTGGGATATCGGAGAAGGACCAAGCGGACCAAATACTGAAATTTTCTATGACCGCGGCGAAGCATACGGAAATGACATGAATGATCCGGAACTTTATCCAGGTGGTGAAAATGAGCGCTACTTAGAAGTATGGAATCTTGTTTTCTCTGAATTTAATCATCATCCAGATGGCACTTATACACCACTACCAAAGAAAAACATTGATACTGGGATGGGCCTTGAACGAATGGTATCAGTCATTCAAAATGTTCCAACGAACTTTGATACAGACTTGTTCATGCCAATTATTCGTGCGGTGGAAACGATTTCTGGAGAAACCTATGGAGAAACGAAAGAAAAGGACACAGCATTTAAAGTCATTGCTGACCACATTCGTACAGTAGCTTTTGCGGTTAGTGATGGAGCGCTCCCTTCCAATGAAGGACGCGGTTATGTACTAAGACGTTTGCTGCGCCGAGCAGTCCGTTATGCGAAGACGCTTCATATCAACCGTCCATTTATGTATGACCTTGTGCCAGTTGTGGCCGAGATCATGAAGGATTTCTATCCAGATGTTCTAGCAAAAGAAGAATTTATTTCGAAAGTGATCAAAAACGAAGAAGAACGCTTCCATGAAACGCTCAATGAAGGGCTTGCCATTCTGTCAGAGATGATCAAAAAAGAAAAAGACAAAGGTAGCTCACAAATATCAGGTGAAGATGTATTTAAGCTGTATGATACGTATGGCTTCCCTGTCGAGCTAACAGAGGAATATGCACAAGATGAGAAAATGACAGTAGACAAAGAAGGCTTCCAAGCTGAAATGGACAAACAGCGTGATCGTGCAAGAAAAGCGCGGCAAGATGTCGGCAGCATGCAAGTTCAAGGCGGTGCTTTAGGGGATATTAAAGTAGAGAGCACCTTCGTTGGGTATGAAAATTTAACAGCTACAGCACACATCATTGAACTGCTTCAAAATGGCGAGATTGTGAAAGAAGCGCATGAAGGTGAAAAGGTCCAAATTTTATTAAATGAAACACCCTTCTATGCAGAAAGCGGCGGACAAGTAGCAGATAAAGGGACGTTAAGAAGTGATGAAGCCATCATTGAAATCAACGATGTCAGAAAGGCACCAAACGGCCAGCATGTCCATGAAGGAATGGTTGTCAGCGGCACTGTGCAAAAAGGTCTTGAAGTTACTGCTGAAGTTGAAGCTGCTCTTCGAAAAAGTATTGTGAAAAACCATACTGCGACTCACTTGCTTCATCAGGCACTGAAAGATGTACTGGGCAGTCACGTCAATCAAGCAGGTTCATTAGTGAATGAAAATAGACTTCGTTTTGACTTCTCTCATTTTGGACAAGTCACAAAAGAGGAATTGGCGCAAATTGAAACAATCGTCAACGAAAAGATTTGGGAAGGAATCTCTGTTGCAATTGACCTTAAACCAATTGCAGAAGCAAAAGAAATGGGCGCGATGGCGTTATTCGGTGAGAAATATGGCGATATCGTTCGTGTCGTTCAAGTAGGTGATTACAGCATCGAGCTTTGCGGAGGTTGTCATGTACAAAATACGGCTGAAATCGGCTTGTTTAAAATCGCATCAGAATCAGGTATTGGTGCAGGAACGCGCCGTATCGAGGCTGTCACAGGCAAAGGAGCCTATGAAGAATTAAATGGACAGCTTGCGATTTTGGAGAAGGCTGCTTCGGAATTAAAATCAAATCTAAAGGATGTACCAAAACGAATCGCTTCCTTACAAGCAGAGTTAAAAGAGGCTCAAAGAGAAAATGAATCCCTTCTTGCGAAACTAAGTCAGGCAGAAGCAGGCTCTATTTTAGAAAAAGTAACAGACGTTGGCGGAGTGAAAATTTTAACAGAAAAAGTGAACGCAAAAGACATGAACCACTTAAGAACAATGGTAGATGACCTAAAAGCTAAATTAGGATCAGCTGTCATCGTACTCGGCGCTGTACAAAATGGAAAAGTAAACATTTCAGCAGGTGTGACAAAAGACGTTATTGAAAAAGGACTTCATGCAGGCAAGCTTGTCAAGCAGGTGGCTGAAATCTGCGGGGGAGGCGGAGGCGGTCGTCCAGATATGGCTCAAGCAGGCGGGAAACAACCAGACAAGCTTGAAGAAGCACTAGCAACTGTCGAAGAATCTGTCAAATCCGTTTTATAA
- a CDS encoding transporter substrate-binding domain-containing protein produces the protein MKRLSLLVFLTCCVVALTACGSTEKGSSVPKQKSSLETIKKDKKIIFGVKNDTRLFGLKNPSSGEIEGFDIDIAKAITKEILGVDGKAEFKEVTSKTRIPLLQKGDIHAIVATMTITEERKKEVNFSDVYFEAGQSLLVKKGSNIQSIDDIKKGTKVLAVKGSTSSQNIRQKAPEASVLEFENYQEAFTALKSNQGQVLTTDNAILFGMADEDSNYEVVGGTFTDEPYGIAVKKGDQELTDAINKALKDLKDKGEYDKIYKKWIKE, from the coding sequence ATGAAACGCTTATCTTTACTTGTTTTCCTCACTTGTTGTGTTGTCGCACTTACAGCTTGTGGTTCTACAGAGAAAGGATCATCTGTTCCAAAACAAAAAAGCTCATTAGAAACCATTAAGAAAGATAAAAAAATTATTTTTGGTGTAAAAAATGACACACGTCTGTTCGGTCTAAAAAATCCTAGCAGCGGGGAAATAGAAGGATTCGATATTGATATTGCCAAAGCCATTACGAAGGAAATACTCGGCGTTGATGGAAAAGCAGAATTTAAGGAAGTCACGTCTAAAACGAGAATCCCCTTGTTGCAAAAGGGAGATATTCATGCGATTGTCGCCACTATGACGATCACAGAAGAACGCAAAAAAGAAGTCAACTTCTCTGATGTTTACTTTGAAGCAGGACAATCACTTCTTGTGAAAAAAGGAAGCAACATACAATCCATTGATGATATTAAAAAAGGAACAAAGGTGCTTGCCGTCAAAGGTTCCACCTCTTCCCAAAATATTCGCCAAAAAGCACCGGAAGCATCTGTCTTAGAATTTGAAAACTATCAAGAAGCCTTCACTGCATTAAAATCTAACCAAGGACAGGTGCTCACAACAGATAATGCGATCTTGTTTGGAATGGCAGATGAAGACTCAAACTATGAAGTAGTCGGCGGCACCTTCACAGATGAGCCTTATGGGATTGCCGTGAAAAAAGGCGATCAAGAGCTGACAGATGCAATCAACAAAGCATTAAAAGATTTAAAAGATAAAGGAGAGTATGACAAGATTTATAAAAAGTGGATTAAGGAATAA
- a CDS encoding AI-2E family transporter, whose translation MKKRPIEFLIYASGVLLVLASLLILIQLDEIWMPIFLLLKAILIPLFIAIFITYLLYPIVERLHDQGLPRTFSLLLIYLLFFGGTGFAVYKGAPVMIAQLNELSEQIPVLAETYNGALSHIHRHTSHWPDRLHERLDRFIVQSETYAANGAERMILSCKVLFDYALVAALIPFLVFYMVKDINTMKRAAWYLTPPKFRKRGYAFVRAVDNSLGDYIRGQLFVCSLIGGAAAIIFWLFHIPYPLVLGVLIGATNVIPYFGPIIGAVPALIIAFTVSVKSVIIVMITVAVLQFLESNVLSPIIVGRSLHMHPVVIMLVLLAGGELFGLIGMILAVPSAAIIRVIIVQYIHMRRSVH comes from the coding sequence GTGAAGAAACGTCCGATAGAGTTTCTTATATATGCTTCAGGTGTATTGCTTGTCCTTGCATCCCTACTCATTTTGATTCAGTTAGACGAGATATGGATGCCTATTTTTTTATTGTTAAAAGCTATTCTCATTCCGCTTTTCATCGCCATTTTTATTACTTATTTGCTCTATCCAATTGTTGAAAGGCTGCATGATCAGGGTTTGCCGAGAACATTCAGTCTCTTGCTGATATATTTATTATTCTTTGGCGGCACAGGTTTTGCTGTATATAAAGGGGCGCCTGTAATGATTGCACAGTTAAATGAGCTGTCAGAGCAAATACCAGTGCTTGCTGAAACCTATAATGGCGCTTTATCTCATATTCATCGTCATACAAGCCACTGGCCTGACAGGCTGCATGAACGGCTTGACCGGTTCATTGTGCAATCGGAAACATATGCGGCAAATGGCGCAGAGCGGATGATTCTTAGCTGTAAGGTATTATTTGATTACGCATTAGTCGCTGCTTTGATTCCTTTTCTTGTCTTTTACATGGTGAAAGATATAAACACGATGAAGCGGGCTGCATGGTATTTAACGCCGCCTAAGTTCCGAAAGAGAGGATATGCATTTGTAAGGGCTGTCGATAACTCACTTGGTGATTATATAAGAGGACAATTGTTTGTCTGTTCACTGATTGGAGGAGCAGCAGCCATAATTTTCTGGTTGTTTCATATTCCTTATCCACTCGTATTAGGTGTACTGATTGGCGCAACCAATGTTATCCCGTACTTTGGACCTATAATTGGTGCTGTTCCTGCTTTAATCATTGCCTTCACTGTCTCAGTTAAATCAGTCATCATTGTGATGATCACAGTGGCAGTGCTGCAATTTTTAGAAAGCAATGTACTCAGCCCGATTATTGTGGGTAGAAGTCTTCATATGCACCCTGTGGTCATCATGCTTGTTCTGCTTGCAGGAGGAGAATTGTTTGGTTTAATTGGTATGATTTTGGCCGTACCATCTGCAGCAATTATTAGAGTCATCATTGTGCAATATATTCACATGAGACGAAGCGTTCATTGA
- a CDS encoding PRC-barrel domain-containing protein, producing the protein MRHTANAHAKTVPQKVVDHILRTCRELEGMSIYTDELSQSLGQIKDICLLAGGSCGGYILDGKKKDCALIPFSGGDKLTDKGLYVCCHESMGIDSAAPSILFSKLKKKMMQSPDGENLGILEDVYFCPNSGTIVAYELSDGFFTELSGIRKQLYAAGTLMNVQKEALVLNRT; encoded by the coding sequence ATGAGGCATACAGCAAACGCACACGCTAAGACTGTTCCGCAAAAGGTGGTTGATCACATTTTGAGAACATGTCGAGAGCTTGAGGGAATGTCTATCTATACAGATGAACTGTCTCAATCACTTGGTCAAATCAAAGATATTTGTTTATTAGCCGGCGGTAGCTGCGGAGGGTATATTTTAGACGGGAAAAAGAAAGATTGTGCGCTCATTCCATTCTCAGGTGGCGATAAACTGACAGACAAAGGTTTATATGTGTGCTGCCATGAGTCGATGGGAATAGATTCCGCTGCACCCTCCATATTATTTTCGAAACTAAAAAAGAAAATGATGCAATCACCCGATGGTGAAAATTTAGGCATTTTGGAAGATGTATACTTTTGTCCAAATTCGGGCACAATCGTAGCATATGAACTCTCAGACGGCTTCTTTACAGAGCTATCAGGGATACGAAAGCAGCTTTACGCTGCTGGAACCTTGATGAACGTTCAAAAGGAAGCACTTGTTCTAAACCGAACGTAA
- a CDS encoding YrzQ family protein, producing MGKMTSSLLTLSAGALAYHLASKYDMPSKRNMKKLRKRVMRML from the coding sequence ATGGGCAAAATGACTTCTTCACTATTAACGCTTAGTGCGGGTGCACTTGCATATCACCTTGCAAGTAAATATGATATGCCATCTAAGCGGAATATGAAAAAGCTGAGAAAACGTGTTATGCGTATGCTTTAA
- a CDS encoding IreB family regulatory phosphoprotein: protein MSSFDKTMKFNFSDDSAETNVNEVLITVYDALQEKGYNPINQIVGYLLSGDPAYIPRHQDARNLIRKLERDELIEELVKSYLETHKEA, encoded by the coding sequence GTGAGTTCATTTGATAAGACAATGAAATTTAACTTCTCTGATGATTCAGCTGAAACCAATGTGAATGAAGTGCTAATCACAGTTTACGACGCACTCCAAGAAAAAGGATACAACCCGATCAATCAAATTGTTGGATACTTGCTGTCAGGCGACCCTGCTTATATTCCAAGACATCAAGATGCACGCAACCTAATTCGTAAACTAGAACGAGACGAATTAATTGAGGAATTGGTTAAATCGTACTTAGAGACACATAAAGAGGCGTAA